A genomic segment from Thermovirga sp. encodes:
- the tsaD gene encoding tRNA (adenosine(37)-N6)-threonylcarbamoyltransferase complex transferase subunit TsaD, which produces MPPLPLPRLRSKGLHPRIGSAPRQRIEGLFRFLLGVLRLPVLKKPHDDPVVLGIETSCDDTGVAVLGFDGGVRSSFLSSQAKDHALFGGVVPELASRKHQEAIIPLLRAALSEAGVEDPSSQVGLVAVTAGPGLMGSLLVGVMTAKGLSQSWGCPLVGVNHLEGHVFANRIAHEDLKTPFLCLIVSGGHTEVILVKEWGDYALVGRTRDDAAGECYDKVAKMLGLPYPGGPEVDRLAAAGDPDSFDFPVPLGSTGRVEFSFSGLKTAVLWAVNRIKSEGGSIPLADICASFQRAAVAALLGKVVLASKMTGVGRVCLSGGVSANSALRKAFRDHFGSNVFLPPPELCTDNASMIAAAGLFNFRKSGPSGLDLSPDPSAPLTEEIMRNEIS; this is translated from the coding sequence ATGCCGCCCCTCCCGCTGCCCCGCCTGCGGAGCAAAGGCCTTCATCCACGAATCGGGTCCGCCCCTCGGCAAAGGATCGAAGGGCTGTTCCGGTTCCTGCTCGGGGTGCTCCGGTTGCCGGTTTTGAAAAAACCCCATGACGACCCGGTCGTGCTGGGTATCGAGACCAGTTGCGACGACACCGGAGTCGCTGTCCTGGGCTTCGATGGCGGGGTCAGATCATCCTTCCTCTCCAGCCAGGCCAAGGACCACGCCCTCTTTGGCGGGGTGGTGCCGGAGCTTGCCTCCAGGAAACACCAGGAGGCCATCATCCCCCTTTTGAGGGCGGCCCTTTCCGAAGCCGGGGTGGAGGACCCTTCAAGCCAAGTGGGGCTCGTGGCTGTAACCGCGGGACCGGGACTTATGGGATCGCTCCTCGTGGGCGTTATGACCGCCAAGGGTCTTTCCCAGTCCTGGGGTTGCCCCCTGGTGGGGGTCAATCACCTGGAGGGCCACGTATTCGCGAACCGTATAGCCCATGAAGATCTCAAAACGCCCTTCCTCTGCCTTATCGTTTCGGGCGGGCACACCGAGGTGATACTGGTGAAGGAGTGGGGCGACTACGCCCTCGTGGGGAGGACCAGGGATGATGCCGCCGGCGAATGCTACGACAAAGTGGCCAAGATGCTGGGGCTTCCCTACCCGGGCGGACCCGAGGTGGACCGGCTCGCTGCCGCGGGCGACCCCGATTCCTTCGACTTTCCGGTGCCCCTGGGCTCCACCGGGCGGGTGGAGTTCAGCTTCAGCGGCCTCAAAACCGCCGTGCTATGGGCTGTGAACAGGATAAAGAGCGAGGGCGGAAGCATCCCCCTGGCCGATATTTGCGCCTCCTTTCAGAGGGCGGCCGTTGCGGCGCTGCTGGGAAAGGTGGTTCTGGCATCGAAGATGACCGGCGTCGGAAGGGTCTGCCTTTCCGGCGGCGTGTCGGCCAACTCGGCCCTCAGGAAGGCCTTCAGGGATCATTTCGGGAGCAATGTCTTCCTCCCTCCCCCGGAACTTTGCACCGACAACGCCTCGATGATAGCCGCCGCGGGGCTGTTCAACTTCCGAAAGTCAGGACCGTCGGGGCTGGATCTCTCGCCGGATCCCTCGGCTCCGCTGACCGAAGAAATAATGAGAAATGAAATAAGCTAG
- a CDS encoding co-chaperone GroES — MQLKPLGDRIVVKVLTQEEKTKGGIVIPDTAKEKPQEGEVLAIGSGRVLENGQKLPLEVKKGDKILFSKYGGTEVKIEGEDLLILSERDILAILEK, encoded by the coding sequence ATGCAGTTGAAACCGCTCGGTGACAGGATAGTCGTGAAGGTCCTCACCCAGGAGGAGAAGACAAAGGGGGGTATCGTGATCCCCGATACCGCCAAGGAGAAACCCCAGGAGGGGGAAGTCCTGGCCATCGGATCCGGGAGGGTTCTTGAGAACGGGCAGAAGCTCCCGCTCGAGGTCAAAAAGGGCGACAAGATACTTTTCAGCAAGTACGGCGGCACCGAAGTCAAGATCGAAGGCGAAGATCTGCTCATTCTCAGCGAGCGCGATATCCTCGCCATCCTTGAGAAGTAG
- the groL gene encoding chaperonin GroEL (60 kDa chaperone family; promotes refolding of misfolded polypeptides especially under stressful conditions; forms two stacked rings of heptamers to form a barrel-shaped 14mer; ends can be capped by GroES; misfolded proteins enter the barrel where they are refolded when GroES binds), giving the protein MPKILIFGEEARRALERGINKVTDTVGSTLGPKGRNVVLEKKFGSPTITNDGVTIAKEVELEDPFENMGAQLLKEVASKTNDIAGDGTTTATVLARAIILEGMKNVAAGANGALMRHGIEKAVDLVVDELKSMALNVKEREKIAQVAAISANDRAVGELIAEAMEKVGEEGVITVEDSQTVGTTLEMVEGLQFDKGYVSPYMMTDPERMEAHLEDIYILINDGKINSVKDMVPLLEKVVQTGKPLLIIAEDVEGEALATLVVNKLRGTMQVVAVKAPGFGDRRKAMLQDISIVTGGQVISEEIGLKLENADLSMLGRAKKVRVTKEETTIVEGAGDSDAIRKRAAQIKAELEDSTSEYDKEKLQERLAKLVGGVAVIQVGAATETEQKELKHRIEDALNATRAAVEEGIVAGGGVALINAIEPLDKFIGNLEGDEKTGATIVKKALISPIHLIAANAGFQGDVVVEKVHSLKKGFGFNAMTGEYEDMIKSGIIDPVKVTRSALQNAGSIASMVLTTETLLAEKPKKESDMPAMPGGMGGMGGMDY; this is encoded by the coding sequence ATGCCAAAGATTCTTATTTTTGGAGAAGAAGCCCGCAGGGCCCTAGAGCGCGGGATCAACAAGGTCACCGATACCGTGGGCAGCACCCTGGGACCCAAGGGTCGCAACGTGGTGCTCGAGAAGAAGTTCGGCTCGCCGACGATAACCAACGACGGCGTGACCATCGCCAAGGAGGTCGAACTCGAGGATCCCTTCGAGAACATGGGAGCCCAGCTGCTCAAGGAAGTGGCCTCCAAGACCAACGACATAGCCGGCGACGGCACCACCACCGCTACCGTCCTCGCCAGGGCCATCATACTCGAGGGCATGAAGAACGTGGCCGCCGGCGCCAACGGCGCCCTTATGCGCCATGGCATAGAGAAGGCCGTCGACCTGGTGGTCGACGAACTGAAGTCCATGGCTCTCAACGTCAAGGAGCGGGAGAAGATCGCCCAGGTAGCCGCCATCTCCGCCAATGACCGCGCCGTCGGCGAGCTGATTGCCGAGGCCATGGAGAAGGTCGGGGAAGAGGGGGTCATCACCGTCGAGGACAGCCAGACCGTCGGCACCACCCTGGAGATGGTCGAGGGACTTCAGTTCGACAAGGGCTACGTGAGCCCCTACATGATGACCGATCCCGAACGCATGGAAGCCCACCTGGAGGATATCTACATCCTCATCAACGATGGCAAGATCAACAGCGTCAAGGACATGGTCCCCCTGCTCGAGAAGGTGGTCCAGACCGGCAAACCTCTCCTGATCATCGCCGAGGATGTCGAGGGTGAAGCCCTTGCGACCCTAGTGGTTAACAAGCTCCGCGGGACGATGCAGGTCGTCGCGGTGAAGGCCCCCGGCTTCGGTGACCGTCGCAAGGCGATGCTCCAGGATATTTCCATCGTGACCGGCGGACAGGTCATCTCCGAGGAGATCGGCCTCAAACTGGAGAATGCCGATCTCTCCATGCTCGGCAGGGCCAAGAAGGTCCGCGTTACCAAGGAAGAGACCACCATAGTCGAGGGCGCCGGTGATTCCGACGCCATCAGGAAGCGCGCCGCCCAGATCAAGGCCGAGCTGGAAGATTCCACTTCCGAGTACGACAAGGAGAAACTCCAGGAGCGCCTCGCGAAACTGGTGGGCGGAGTAGCCGTCATCCAGGTTGGGGCCGCCACCGAGACGGAGCAGAAGGAACTGAAGCACCGGATCGAGGATGCCCTCAACGCTACCAGGGCGGCCGTCGAAGAAGGTATCGTCGCTGGAGGCGGTGTGGCCCTGATCAACGCCATCGAACCCCTCGACAAGTTCATCGGGAACCTCGAAGGCGACGAGAAGACCGGCGCGACCATCGTCAAAAAGGCCCTGATCTCGCCGATCCACCTGATCGCCGCCAATGCCGGGTTCCAGGGCGACGTGGTGGTCGAGAAGGTGCACAGCCTTAAGAAGGGATTCGGTTTCAACGCCATGACCGGCGAGTACGAGGACATGATCAAGTCCGGCATCATCGACCCGGTCAAGGTTACCAGGAGCGCCCTTCAGAACGCTGGCTCAATAGCCTCTATGGTCCTCACCACGGAGACGCTCCTCGCCGAAAAACCCAAGAAGGAGAGCGATATGCCCGCAATGCCCGGTGGCATGGGTGGCATGGGCGGCATGGATTATTAA
- the guaA gene encoding glutamine-hydrolyzing GMP synthase produces the protein MHPGARKTIVIIDFGFSQSQLIARKVREKGVFSEVVPWDAGYESIMGRNPSGLILVGGPEMVLDKEPPAVPEGLLDGSVPVLGICYGMPLISRLLGGEVARGKPVGSARVRILVERDGGALLGGLPSEFEVWMSHRDRVVSLPPGFAVTARSESGMIAGFEGSNSRISAVQFLPESAQAPGGTDLLSNFLFGICRCEK, from the coding sequence TTGCATCCAGGAGCGCGGAAGACCATAGTCATTATCGATTTCGGCTTTTCACAAAGCCAACTGATTGCCAGGAAGGTCCGGGAAAAGGGTGTCTTCAGCGAGGTGGTCCCCTGGGATGCCGGTTACGAGTCCATCATGGGCAGGAACCCTTCGGGCCTGATCCTCGTCGGAGGCCCGGAGATGGTCCTCGATAAGGAGCCTCCTGCAGTCCCCGAAGGATTGCTCGACGGAAGTGTCCCCGTCCTCGGCATCTGTTACGGCATGCCGTTGATCTCCAGGCTTTTGGGCGGCGAGGTCGCCCGTGGGAAGCCCGTCGGGTCCGCAAGGGTGAGAATCCTCGTCGAAAGGGATGGAGGCGCCCTCCTGGGGGGGCTTCCCAGCGAATTCGAGGTCTGGATGAGCCACCGGGACCGCGTCGTATCGCTCCCTCCGGGGTTTGCAGTCACTGCCCGGAGCGAGTCGGGCATGATTGCGGGTTTCGAAGGCTCCAACTCCAGGATATCGGCCGTGCAGTTTCTGCCGGAGTCGGCCCAGGCACCGGGAGGGACGGACCTGTTGTCCAACTTCCTCTTCGGGATCTGCCGGTGCGAAAAG